A stretch of the Stigmatella aurantiaca genome encodes the following:
- a CDS encoding 3-deoxy-7-phosphoheptulonate synthase: MTARTENLNVVGFDHMPSPAEIKERVPLTERAAEAVLAGRRSLMDILNRKDPRVFVIVGPCSIHDPEAGLDYARRLKRLADDVRESIQVVMRVYFEKPRTSTGWKGFINDPRMDDSFHIEEGMERGRRFLRDVAELGLPAATEALDPIAPQYYGDLISWTAIGARTAESQTHREMASGLSTPVGFKNGTDGALDAAINGILSASHPHSFLGLNEKGEAAIIRTGGNAYSHLVLRGGGGRPNYDTVSIALAEQALTKAKLPCNVVVDCSHANSWKKPELQPLVMRDVVHQIRDGNRSVVGLMVESFLEAGNQPIPADLSKLRYGCSVTDACVDWATTEEALRGAHKVLREALSSRRTDCR; this comes from the coding sequence ATGACCGCTCGCACAGAAAATTTGAATGTCGTTGGTTTCGATCACATGCCGTCCCCCGCCGAGATCAAGGAGCGGGTGCCGCTGACCGAGCGCGCCGCCGAGGCCGTACTGGCCGGGCGCCGCTCGCTGATGGACATCCTGAACCGCAAGGATCCGCGGGTGTTCGTCATCGTGGGCCCCTGCTCCATTCATGATCCAGAGGCAGGCCTCGACTACGCGCGCCGGCTGAAGCGGCTCGCCGACGATGTCCGGGAGTCGATCCAGGTGGTGATGCGCGTCTACTTCGAGAAGCCGCGCACCTCCACGGGCTGGAAGGGCTTCATCAATGATCCGCGGATGGATGACTCCTTCCACATCGAGGAGGGCATGGAGCGGGGCCGCCGCTTCCTGAGGGACGTGGCCGAGCTGGGCCTGCCCGCGGCGACCGAGGCGTTGGATCCCATCGCGCCGCAGTACTACGGCGATTTGATCTCCTGGACGGCGATCGGCGCGCGCACCGCGGAGTCGCAGACGCACCGAGAGATGGCCTCGGGGCTGTCGACGCCCGTGGGCTTCAAGAACGGGACGGACGGCGCGCTGGACGCGGCCATCAACGGCATCCTCTCCGCCTCGCACCCCCACAGCTTCCTGGGGCTGAACGAGAAGGGCGAGGCGGCCATCATCCGCACGGGCGGCAACGCCTACAGCCACCTGGTGCTGCGCGGCGGCGGCGGGCGCCCCAACTACGACACGGTGTCCATCGCCCTGGCCGAGCAGGCCCTCACCAAGGCCAAGCTGCCCTGCAACGTCGTGGTGGACTGCTCCCACGCCAACTCCTGGAAGAAGCCGGAGCTGCAGCCGCTGGTGATGCGCGATGTGGTGCATCAGATCCGCGACGGCAACCGCTCCGTGGTGGGCCTGATGGTCGAGAGCTTCCTGGAGGCCGGCAACCAGCCCATCCCCGCGGACCTGTCGAAGCTGCGCTACGGCTGCTCGGTGACCGATGCGTGCGTGGACTGGGCCACCACCGAGGAGGCGCTGCGCGGCGCGCACAAAGTGTTGCGCGAGGCCTTGTCCTCACGGCGCACGGACTGCCGCTAG
- a CDS encoding DUF4292 domain-containing protein, translating to MNRAAAAIFLVAVCSGCPKRIEFGPEGRIEDPEALFQVTSQAQANVVTLQGDAKIRVASPQGNGTLSLFVAISRPSLVHLESADFFNRPVAALVSDGQRFGLYQTEGNVFYQGPASPENVSRFLPVVLPSEELVALMLGQVPFIPAERKTLALDADQRLYVLTLYRGEVTQTLYIHPKHRRVVRSEVRGGRGYDLFFEDFKQKGNQVFPTQVELKAEMARTELRLNYSDVTLNAPPDLTLFELAPPEGARVVEVDARGREVAPAPPSPEGGPPGA from the coding sequence ATGAACCGCGCAGCCGCAGCAATCTTCCTGGTGGCCGTTTGTTCGGGGTGCCCCAAGCGCATCGAGTTTGGTCCCGAGGGGCGCATCGAGGATCCCGAGGCCCTCTTCCAGGTGACGTCCCAGGCGCAGGCCAACGTGGTGACGCTCCAGGGGGATGCGAAAATCCGGGTGGCCTCTCCCCAGGGCAACGGCACCCTGTCCCTGTTCGTGGCCATCTCCCGGCCGAGCCTGGTTCACCTGGAGAGTGCTGATTTCTTCAACCGGCCGGTGGCGGCGCTCGTGTCGGATGGCCAACGCTTCGGGCTCTACCAGACGGAGGGCAACGTGTTCTACCAGGGGCCCGCGAGCCCCGAGAACGTCTCGCGGTTCCTCCCGGTGGTGCTGCCGAGCGAGGAGCTGGTGGCCTTGATGCTTGGACAGGTGCCGTTCATCCCCGCCGAGCGCAAGACGCTGGCGCTGGATGCGGACCAGCGCCTCTACGTGCTCACGCTCTACCGGGGCGAGGTGACGCAGACGCTCTACATCCACCCGAAGCACCGCCGCGTGGTGCGCAGCGAGGTGCGGGGCGGGCGGGGCTACGACTTGTTCTTCGAGGACTTCAAGCAGAAGGGAAATCAGGTCTTCCCCACCCAGGTGGAGCTGAAGGCGGAGATGGCCCGGACGGAGCTGCGGCTGAACTACAGCGATGTGACGCTCAACGCGCCGCCGGATCTCACCCTCTTCGAACTGGCTCCGCCCGAGGGAGCGCGCGTGGTAGAGGTGGACGCGCGGGGCCGGGAGGTTGCTCCCGCGCCTCCCTCCCCGGAGGGGGGACCGCCCGGCGCGTGA
- a CDS encoding acyl-CoA dehydrogenase, protein MSAGINHYKTDLREIFFTLFEQFGVGQLLGQAPFEAWGPDEAKAVLEATYRFAKDVLGPLNASADREGCRVENGSVLTPKGFKEAWKQLYEQGFKTVGVSTDHGGQGGPMMLQMAVEEMLCGANTAFNMYPGLAYGAAEVVAECGTPEQKHQYVEKMQNGTWGGTMCLTEPQAGSDVGAAKSTARRNADGTYNIRGTKIFISAGDHDLTENIIHLVLARVEGASVGTKGLSLFIVPKLRINADGSPGQPNDVTLGSIEHKMGINGSATCVLNFGENDACVGELVGSVEHVGMSQMFKLMNGARIAVGTQGVALASAAYYNALDYAKERKQGGNFTKWKDPSSPRVPIIEHPDVRRMLLEMKSHVEGIRALIFKLAMHTDKARQLAGKDDDRAAYHRGQVEVLTPLVKAYGSDQAFRLCAQAIQIYGGAGFCKDYPVEQYCRDSKIFSIYEGTNHIQAMDLVGRKLGQAGGSYFQQFMEDVGGFIEANRDHKTFGTEVKALAAAQEGLMSSAMALLGWSQDPAKTQLIPLSANRFLQMMSEVAVGWLLLDAAVLAEKSMAGLSESNPDRAFYEGKKWSALWYARNVLPTVEQSARLMALEDASPMDIPDAAFSAV, encoded by the coding sequence ATGTCCGCCGGAATCAACCACTACAAGACCGACCTTCGAGAGATCTTCTTCACCCTCTTCGAGCAATTTGGCGTTGGCCAGCTCTTGGGCCAGGCACCCTTCGAGGCCTGGGGCCCGGATGAGGCGAAGGCGGTGCTCGAGGCCACTTACCGCTTCGCCAAGGATGTGCTGGGGCCTCTGAACGCCTCAGCGGACCGGGAAGGCTGCCGGGTGGAGAACGGCTCGGTCCTCACGCCCAAGGGCTTCAAGGAAGCCTGGAAGCAGCTCTATGAGCAGGGCTTCAAGACGGTCGGTGTGAGCACGGACCACGGCGGCCAGGGCGGGCCGATGATGCTGCAGATGGCCGTGGAGGAGATGCTCTGCGGGGCCAACACCGCCTTCAACATGTACCCGGGGCTGGCCTACGGCGCGGCGGAGGTGGTGGCCGAGTGCGGCACCCCCGAGCAGAAGCACCAGTACGTGGAGAAGATGCAGAATGGCACCTGGGGCGGCACCATGTGCCTCACCGAGCCGCAGGCGGGCTCGGACGTGGGCGCGGCCAAGTCGACGGCCCGCCGCAACGCGGACGGCACCTACAACATCCGCGGAACCAAGATCTTCATCTCCGCGGGAGACCATGATCTCACCGAGAACATCATCCACCTGGTGCTGGCGCGCGTGGAGGGGGCCTCGGTGGGCACCAAGGGCCTGTCGCTGTTCATCGTCCCCAAGCTGCGCATCAATGCGGATGGCTCCCCGGGCCAGCCCAACGACGTGACGCTGGGCTCCATCGAGCACAAGATGGGCATCAATGGCTCGGCCACGTGTGTGCTCAACTTTGGCGAGAACGACGCGTGCGTGGGCGAGCTCGTGGGCAGCGTCGAGCACGTCGGCATGAGCCAGATGTTCAAGCTGATGAACGGGGCGCGCATCGCCGTGGGCACCCAGGGCGTGGCGCTGGCCTCGGCGGCCTACTACAACGCGCTCGACTATGCGAAGGAGCGCAAGCAGGGCGGCAACTTCACCAAGTGGAAGGATCCCTCTTCGCCCCGCGTGCCCATCATCGAGCACCCGGACGTGCGCCGCATGCTGCTGGAGATGAAGTCGCACGTGGAGGGCATCCGCGCGCTCATCTTCAAGCTGGCGATGCACACGGACAAGGCGCGGCAGCTCGCGGGCAAGGACGATGACAGGGCGGCCTACCACCGCGGCCAGGTGGAGGTGCTCACCCCGCTGGTGAAGGCGTATGGCTCGGACCAGGCCTTCCGCCTGTGCGCCCAGGCCATTCAGATCTACGGCGGCGCGGGCTTCTGCAAGGACTACCCGGTGGAGCAGTACTGCCGCGACTCGAAGATCTTCTCCATTTACGAGGGCACCAACCACATCCAGGCCATGGACCTGGTGGGCCGCAAGCTGGGCCAGGCCGGAGGCTCGTACTTCCAGCAGTTCATGGAGGACGTGGGCGGCTTCATCGAGGCCAACCGCGATCACAAGACGTTCGGCACCGAGGTGAAGGCGCTGGCGGCGGCCCAGGAAGGGCTGATGTCGAGCGCGATGGCGCTGCTGGGCTGGTCGCAGGACCCGGCCAAGACGCAGCTCATCCCCCTGTCGGCCAACCGCTTCCTGCAGATGATGTCCGAGGTGGCCGTGGGCTGGCTGCTGCTGGACGCGGCGGTGCTGGCGGAGAAGTCCATGGCGGGCCTCTCCGAGAGCAACCCGGACCGGGCCTTCTACGAGGGCAAGAAGTGGAGCGCCCTGTGGTACGCGCGCAACGTGCTTCCCACCGTGGAGCAGTCCGCGCGGCTGATGGCGCTCGAGGACGCCTCGCCGATGGACATCCCGGACGCCGCCTTCTCGGCGGTTTAA
- a CDS encoding 2OG-Fe dioxygenase family protein: protein MNLSPPVTPPSQLIRVLRELGYAVLSREGLCERVGTPAAALDALRPTWDALPADTYLRDGGRYRSRRHACFIVEGEAVTAVPPRAHWQPVEYNALHGGLERWFEPMLPAVVTQEPWRQLLRGLAACCSELKGAQPWYVEAHQFRIDTADGIGRPTPEGAHRDGVDFVAVLLVGREGIKGGETRVFEAEGPRGIRFTLTEPWSALLLDDERVIHESTPIQPLAERGHRDTLVLTFRARAFQGPSAP, encoded by the coding sequence ATGAACCTCTCACCGCCCGTCACGCCCCCCTCCCAGCTCATCCGGGTCCTGCGGGAACTCGGCTACGCCGTGCTCAGCCGCGAGGGCCTGTGTGAACGGGTGGGAACCCCGGCCGCCGCGCTCGATGCATTGCGGCCCACGTGGGACGCGCTGCCCGCCGACACCTACCTGCGCGATGGGGGCCGCTACCGCTCGCGCCGCCACGCGTGCTTCATCGTGGAGGGAGAGGCCGTCACCGCCGTGCCGCCCCGGGCACACTGGCAGCCCGTCGAATACAACGCGCTGCACGGCGGGCTGGAGCGCTGGTTCGAGCCGATGCTCCCCGCGGTCGTCACCCAGGAGCCCTGGCGGCAACTGCTGCGAGGGCTCGCCGCGTGCTGCTCGGAGCTGAAGGGCGCGCAGCCCTGGTATGTCGAGGCGCACCAGTTCCGCATCGACACGGCGGATGGCATTGGCCGGCCGACGCCGGAGGGCGCCCACCGGGATGGCGTGGACTTCGTTGCCGTGCTGCTGGTGGGGCGCGAGGGCATCAAGGGTGGCGAGACGCGCGTGTTCGAGGCCGAGGGTCCGCGCGGCATCCGCTTCACTCTGACCGAGCCCTGGTCCGCGCTGCTGCTGGATGACGAGCGGGTCATCCACGAGAGCACCCCCATCCAGCCGCTGGCGGAGCGGGGCCACCGGGACACGCTGGTGCTGACCTTCCGCGCCAGGGCGTTCCAGGGCCCCTCGGCCCCGTGA
- a CDS encoding MaoC family dehydratase — protein MPARKLYFEAIRVGDELPALAKAPVDRVQLSRYAGASGDYNPVHVDEVYAKSVGMPSVYAPGMLIMGMLGQLISDWARGGQLRRYGVRFIKMVWPGDTVVCKGRVSDRHGSGGRYFVEIDLWAENQRGELLMKGQAAIQLFYSLEDENRQRSGQSPIVVEVPRESILAPGATPDSAPAAPAEETGAKKAPGSKKSAKTATEASNPDAEGTKKHKK, from the coding sequence ATGCCCGCGCGCAAGCTCTACTTCGAAGCCATCCGCGTCGGCGACGAGCTGCCGGCGCTCGCCAAGGCGCCGGTGGACCGTGTCCAGCTGTCCCGCTACGCGGGCGCCAGCGGCGACTACAACCCCGTGCACGTGGACGAGGTGTACGCCAAGAGCGTGGGCATGCCCTCCGTGTATGCGCCCGGCATGCTCATCATGGGCATGCTGGGCCAGCTCATCAGCGACTGGGCCCGCGGCGGCCAGCTGCGCCGCTACGGCGTGCGCTTCATCAAGATGGTGTGGCCGGGCGACACCGTCGTCTGCAAGGGCCGGGTGAGCGACCGGCACGGCTCGGGCGGCCGCTACTTCGTCGAGATCGACCTGTGGGCGGAGAACCAGCGCGGCGAGCTGCTCATGAAGGGGCAGGCGGCCATCCAGCTGTTCTACTCGCTGGAGGATGAGAACCGGCAGCGCTCCGGCCAGAGCCCCATCGTGGTGGAGGTGCCGCGCGAGAGCATCCTCGCCCCCGGCGCCACCCCGGACAGCGCCCCGGCGGCACCAGCCGAGGAGACGGGGGCCAAGAAGGCGCCCGGCTCCAAGAAGTCCGCGAAGACGGCCACCGAGGCCTCCAACCCGGACGCCGAGGGGACCAAGAAGCACAAGAAGTGA
- a CDS encoding MaoC family dehydratase N-terminal domain-containing protein: MLDKNAIGRLSPPTLNEVEKGAIRRFAEALGDYNPIYYDEEYARASGYPTIVAPPTFPASFHSAADLRELLGVGIKSLLHAEQGFEYERPIFAGDRIYVATKVADVLERSGPAGKMDVAVIEDEGRDEEGNLVFRARRTLIVRAAKENA, encoded by the coding sequence ATGTTGGACAAGAATGCGATCGGCCGTCTGTCGCCGCCGACGCTCAATGAGGTCGAGAAGGGTGCCATCCGGCGGTTCGCCGAGGCGCTCGGCGATTACAACCCCATCTACTACGACGAGGAGTACGCCCGGGCATCGGGGTATCCCACCATCGTGGCGCCACCCACGTTCCCCGCGTCGTTCCACTCCGCGGCGGACCTGCGCGAGCTGCTCGGGGTGGGCATCAAGAGCCTGCTGCATGCCGAGCAGGGCTTCGAGTACGAGCGGCCCATCTTCGCCGGGGACCGCATCTACGTGGCCACCAAGGTGGCCGACGTGCTCGAGCGCTCGGGGCCCGCGGGCAAGATGGACGTCGCGGTCATCGAGGACGAGGGCCGGGACGAGGAAGGAAACCTCGTCTTCCGCGCCCGCCGCACCCTCATCGTCCGCGCAGCCAAGGAGAACGCCTGA
- a CDS encoding ExbD/TolR family protein: MAMGKIPGNDDEGSEGVFAEINITPLTDLFLVLLIIFMVTSTVIVQQGPGGGAKAGLKVNLPKGGAADVTARSTDLSVAVLANGQYVLGGNTVTEDELRGAFDKAKADNPDTVVIVQADEGVSHGTVVQVMELAKRAGLAQLAIGVREGE, from the coding sequence ATGGCGATGGGAAAAATACCGGGCAACGATGATGAGGGCAGCGAGGGGGTCTTCGCGGAGATCAACATCACCCCGCTCACGGACCTCTTCCTGGTGCTGCTCATCATCTTCATGGTGACCAGCACCGTCATCGTGCAGCAGGGGCCTGGGGGCGGCGCCAAGGCGGGCCTCAAGGTGAACCTGCCCAAGGGTGGCGCCGCGGACGTCACCGCGCGCTCCACGGACCTGTCGGTGGCCGTGCTCGCCAACGGGCAGTACGTGCTGGGCGGCAACACCGTCACCGAGGACGAGCTGCGCGGGGCCTTCGACAAGGCCAAGGCCGACAACCCGGACACCGTCGTCATTGTCCAGGCGGACGAGGGCGTGTCCCACGGCACCGTCGTGCAGGTGATGGAGCTCGCCAAGCGGGCCGGCCTGGCCCAGCTCGCCATCGGCGTGCGCGAGGGCGAGTAA
- a CDS encoding pyridoxal phosphate-dependent decarboxylase family protein gives MKVENFSKHVGKQRRPVSEAPKWFQVRSTLNEAFPSPFRTEGPDPLMLGMNQALSLLNGLKPEPGGAAHIGSASMHPSYEQAAHAQLGQTGLPLSQVVSQSAQLFEGMPHWNHPLTMPNVIPPANLAGIISAMMTQVFSPNIIEGEYSWNVENSELESAAMLSHLIGWPHPSNLDATEGSAPGGLYTFGGSGCYFYAMKYALTRVLGAESRHKGIRTDAKILVSYQGHYAKENSSDWTGLGMDNVVQIRTDPVTNVMDLRHLEEVMRTFHDAQVPIAAVVCTMGTTDAFAVDDVKAVRGLVEKYPNPAPFGKTFIYCDAVIGWSWLTFGSYDFKANPLGFTPLVLEQARKNYEAVQHMKEADAVGCDFHKVGWSPYNCSIIVMRDFTQFQVLMRRGGSAYLQARTQYNPGLYTLEVSRTGAYSMAGWATLKFLGREGFQSILGGVLEVQEALRELLANHPELVCVNNADTGFVTLFRAYPAGVNAQQQYARELTEPQALEELKAHNALQERIADTLWQWFRDGQQHEGAYAPYISYTSGFRPTDYNPDMTVDGAVIYALKAFPMNLNVGLESMQTLLKLVLAARDEVAKEGKLNKPKRRTERRAVLTRGTVEDLVSGVTRRTHQG, from the coding sequence ATGAAAGTCGAAAATTTCTCGAAGCACGTGGGCAAACAGCGCCGTCCGGTGTCCGAGGCCCCCAAGTGGTTCCAGGTCCGGAGCACCCTCAATGAGGCGTTTCCCTCTCCTTTCCGGACGGAGGGCCCGGACCCCCTCATGCTGGGGATGAACCAGGCCCTCTCGCTCCTCAACGGCCTCAAGCCTGAGCCGGGAGGAGCGGCCCATATCGGCTCCGCCTCGATGCACCCCAGCTATGAGCAGGCGGCCCATGCCCAGCTTGGCCAGACGGGCCTGCCGCTCTCCCAGGTGGTTTCCCAGTCCGCGCAGCTCTTCGAGGGCATGCCGCACTGGAATCACCCGCTGACCATGCCCAATGTCATTCCTCCCGCCAACCTGGCGGGCATCATCTCCGCGATGATGACGCAGGTGTTCAGCCCCAACATCATCGAGGGCGAGTACTCCTGGAACGTGGAGAACTCGGAGCTGGAGTCGGCCGCCATGCTGTCGCATCTGATTGGCTGGCCCCATCCGAGCAACCTCGATGCCACGGAAGGCTCCGCCCCCGGCGGTCTGTATACCTTTGGAGGCTCGGGCTGTTACTTCTATGCCATGAAGTATGCGTTGACGCGGGTGCTGGGGGCCGAGTCCCGGCACAAAGGCATCCGCACGGACGCGAAGATTCTCGTCTCCTATCAAGGGCACTACGCCAAGGAGAACTCCAGCGACTGGACGGGGCTGGGGATGGACAACGTGGTGCAAATCCGCACGGACCCGGTGACCAATGTCATGGACCTCCGGCACCTCGAGGAAGTGATGCGCACGTTCCATGATGCGCAGGTGCCCATCGCCGCCGTGGTCTGCACCATGGGCACCACGGATGCCTTCGCGGTGGATGACGTGAAGGCCGTGAGGGGGCTCGTCGAGAAGTACCCCAACCCGGCGCCCTTCGGAAAAACCTTCATCTATTGCGATGCCGTGATTGGCTGGTCCTGGCTGACCTTCGGGAGCTACGACTTCAAGGCCAACCCGCTGGGCTTCACCCCGCTGGTGCTCGAGCAGGCCCGGAAGAACTACGAAGCGGTCCAGCACATGAAGGAGGCCGACGCGGTGGGCTGCGACTTCCACAAGGTGGGCTGGTCGCCCTACAACTGCAGCATCATCGTCATGAGAGACTTCACGCAGTTCCAGGTTCTCATGCGCCGGGGCGGGTCCGCTTACCTGCAGGCCCGCACGCAGTACAACCCAGGCCTGTACACGCTGGAGGTGTCCCGCACCGGCGCGTACTCCATGGCGGGCTGGGCCACGCTGAAGTTCCTGGGCCGGGAGGGCTTCCAGTCCATCCTTGGCGGAGTGCTGGAGGTGCAAGAGGCGCTGCGCGAGCTGCTGGCGAATCACCCGGAGCTGGTCTGCGTGAACAACGCGGATACCGGCTTCGTCACCCTCTTCCGCGCCTACCCCGCGGGGGTGAATGCCCAGCAGCAATACGCGCGTGAGCTCACCGAGCCCCAGGCGCTCGAGGAGCTCAAGGCCCACAACGCCCTCCAGGAGCGGATCGCCGACACGCTGTGGCAATGGTTCCGGGACGGCCAGCAGCACGAGGGCGCCTACGCTCCCTACATCAGCTACACGAGCGGGTTCCGGCCCACGGACTACAACCCGGACATGACCGTCGACGGGGCCGTCATCTACGCCCTCAAGGCCTTCCCCATGAACCTCAACGTCGGCCTGGAGTCCATGCAGACGCTGCTCAAGCTGGTGCTGGCCGCCCGGGACGAGGTGGCCAAGGAGGGCAAGCTCAACAAGCCCAAGCGGCGCACGGAGCGCCGGGCCGTCCTGACCCGGGGCACGGTGGAGGACCTGGTGAGCGGCGTTACCCGGCGCACCCACCAAGGGTAG
- a CDS encoding general secretion pathway protein GspE encodes MAQIKLGELLIKANVLQESQLKAALAEQAKWGGKLGEILVRMSLVSEDILVRALSKQLNIPAVNLDAVQMIPPHVRAKIPAQTARDFAVLPLQLRDDGKTLVVAVADPLNVRHLDELRAIARCRIVPNVAGRTSIARAFARLYEDGGELGEADTNFKVMDAQGRTLVKNMKDVDGAAAAAQAAPAARPAPPSRPSTETPAVRPSSGSPAELLKTVEEVQRKEVAALKAMVELLIEKGIFTREEYIAKVKR; translated from the coding sequence ATGGCACAGATCAAGCTTGGCGAACTGCTGATCAAAGCGAACGTGCTCCAGGAGAGCCAGCTCAAGGCCGCGCTGGCGGAGCAGGCGAAGTGGGGCGGCAAGCTGGGAGAGATCCTGGTGCGCATGAGCCTGGTGTCCGAGGACATCCTGGTCCGGGCCCTGTCCAAGCAGCTGAACATCCCCGCGGTGAACCTGGACGCGGTGCAGATGATTCCTCCGCACGTGCGCGCCAAGATTCCGGCGCAGACGGCGCGCGACTTCGCGGTGCTGCCGTTGCAGCTCCGGGATGACGGCAAGACGCTGGTGGTGGCGGTGGCCGATCCGCTCAACGTGCGCCACCTGGACGAGCTGCGCGCCATCGCCCGTTGCCGCATCGTGCCCAACGTGGCGGGCCGCACGTCCATCGCGCGCGCCTTCGCCCGGCTGTACGAGGATGGCGGGGAGCTGGGAGAGGCGGACACCAACTTCAAGGTCATGGACGCCCAGGGCCGCACCCTGGTGAAGAACATGAAGGACGTGGACGGCGCGGCCGCGGCGGCTCAGGCGGCGCCCGCGGCCCGGCCCGCGCCCCCCTCCCGGCCCTCGACGGAGACCCCGGCGGTCCGCCCCAGCTCGGGCAGCCCCGCCGAGCTGCTGAAGACGGTGGAAGAGGTGCAGCGCAAGGAGGTCGCCGCGCTCAAGGCCATGGTGGAGTTGCTCATCGAGAAGGGCATCTTCACGCGTGAGGAGTACATCGCCAAGGTCAAGCGGTAG
- a CDS encoding MotA/TolQ/ExbB proton channel family protein, translating into MSLTELLHYLRLGGVTMAILLLASVVALGVAIERIIALWGVSENSRVLGETVHKHLLRGDLAAARTAAERSKAAVADIFLAGFDRLERARLTGGGVESAVERERAQVGLRLRRNLWLLATIGSLAPFVGLFGTVAGIMRSFKDLGLDVDAGGTGGTATVMTGISEALIATAVGILVAVMAMVFYNYFQARLARVLVELRLLGDEFVELLHERPTLPAAPALPEPAPRGDATPV; encoded by the coding sequence ATGAGCCTGACCGAACTTCTCCACTATCTGCGCCTTGGCGGCGTCACCATGGCCATCCTCCTGCTCGCCTCCGTCGTGGCGCTGGGGGTCGCCATCGAGCGCATCATCGCCCTCTGGGGGGTGAGCGAGAACTCCCGCGTTCTCGGAGAAACCGTTCACAAGCACCTGCTCCGGGGAGACCTGGCCGCGGCGCGCACCGCCGCCGAGCGCTCGAAGGCCGCCGTGGCGGACATCTTCCTGGCCGGGTTCGACCGGCTGGAGCGCGCCCGGCTCACCGGGGGCGGCGTGGAGTCAGCCGTGGAGCGGGAGCGGGCCCAGGTGGGCTTGAGGCTGCGGCGCAACCTGTGGCTGCTGGCCACCATCGGCTCGCTCGCCCCCTTCGTGGGCCTGTTTGGCACCGTGGCCGGCATCATGCGCTCCTTCAAGGACCTGGGGCTGGACGTGGATGCCGGGGGCACCGGCGGCACCGCCACGGTGATGACGGGCATCTCCGAGGCGCTGATCGCCACCGCCGTGGGCATCCTCGTGGCCGTGATGGCGATGGTCTTCTACAACTACTTCCAGGCACGCCTGGCCCGGGTGCTCGTGGAGCTGCGCCTGCTGGGCGACGAGTTCGTGGAGCTGCTGCACGAGCGTCCCACCCTGCCCGCCGCCCCAGCCCTGCCCGAGCCCGCCCCCCGGGGCGATGCCACCCCCGTCTGA
- a CDS encoding general secretion pathway protein GspE, producing MRKKIGELLVESGAVTEAQVRTAMAQKRNYGKGQRLGSVMVSMGLITPAQLARCLATQFDMPFVELPEISPQVTALLSVDFQSEHRIVPFRLEGEGKTERLHVAVEDPRDVALVDELRFQVRKPLRVYVAASDDIDNALVLARGERLDIIQATSLEEDGDGPMRIERGADAVQGAWAGEGRPPAPRAAPPVLSPTPARPPPPPKETSADFIDDLLGTGPRAKDRPPPPPPEDPGLPRVPVVVFGGAAKNVKPPEPNRPPNFSEEDLQVLDNLERLSKGEEPLTVTQKVMPAQMVAALIRLLIQKGVIQEQEFLDELVRK from the coding sequence ATGCGCAAGAAGATCGGCGAACTGCTCGTCGAGTCCGGGGCCGTGACGGAGGCGCAGGTGCGCACCGCCATGGCCCAGAAGCGGAACTACGGCAAGGGCCAGCGGCTGGGCTCGGTGATGGTGTCGATGGGCCTCATCACGCCCGCGCAGCTCGCGCGGTGCCTGGCCACCCAGTTCGACATGCCCTTCGTGGAGCTGCCGGAGATTTCCCCGCAGGTGACGGCGCTGCTGTCGGTGGACTTCCAGTCCGAACACCGCATCGTCCCGTTCCGCCTGGAGGGGGAAGGCAAGACCGAGCGGCTGCACGTGGCCGTGGAGGACCCCCGGGACGTGGCGCTGGTGGATGAGCTGCGCTTCCAGGTCCGCAAGCCGCTGCGCGTGTACGTCGCCGCCTCGGACGACATCGACAACGCGCTCGTGCTGGCCCGGGGGGAGCGGCTGGACATCATCCAGGCCACCTCCCTGGAAGAGGATGGCGACGGGCCCATGCGCATCGAGCGGGGCGCCGACGCGGTTCAGGGCGCGTGGGCCGGCGAGGGCCGTCCTCCCGCGCCCCGGGCCGCGCCGCCCGTCCTGTCGCCCACTCCCGCCAGGCCGCCGCCTCCTCCCAAGGAGACCAGCGCGGACTTCATCGATGATCTGCTCGGCACCGGGCCCCGCGCGAAGGACCGGCCGCCCCCGCCCCCCCCGGAGGATCCGGGCCTGCCCCGGGTGCCGGTGGTGGTGTTTGGAGGGGCCGCCAAGAACGTCAAACCCCCGGAGCCCAACCGCCCGCCGAACTTCTCCGAGGAGGACTTGCAGGTGCTCGACAACCTCGAGCGCCTGTCCAAGGGCGAGGAGCCGCTCACCGTCACCCAGAAGGTGATGCCGGCCCAGATGGTGGCGGCCCTCATCCGCCTGCTCATCCAAAAGGGCGTCATCCAGGAGCAGGAGTTCCTGGACGAGCTGGTCCGGAAGTAA